The genomic stretch ATTCGAGGTCGTGTTCTCGTGAAATGGTTGTCCAATAGGCGTGTTGCAATCGAGATGGAGTTTTTTGAATGTTTCTAGTCGTGGTTTTGTACTTAGCGGTGCCTAATTTTATATTTCTCATGTTGCGTCCTGCAGAAATTTTAAAATTGTTTGAGGATAAAAAGCTTGCCGATTCTAAGCTATGTGCTGTGAAGAATTTGTTATTTTGCCTTAGTGGGCATGATGTAAGGGTTGTCTCCTTTGAATTCTTGTATTGCTCCTGTGCGGTTTTTGGGACTGCGATTCAAAGTTTATGATTTATTCAAATTTTGTTGGTAGTAATTGCCTGGTGAAGTTCGTAATAGATTCAGTCCGCCATCTTAAAATGCAAAATGaaatttccattttttttgaATAATCAGAATTTAACTCTTGTTGTGAACTTGGAGGCCAAGTTGGAGCTATGTTGCGACTCGTAATTCATTTTTTTTGGTACACCTTAAATTTGAAGCTTCTAGGTGACCGTTTACCAAATTCATTTAAGGTTTCCACTTTGCACAATAGCTCCTGAATAGAACATAACTAAATAAGAAATGCATTTGTGATATTACATGTGGCCTTTAGAAATTTCAGATGATAGAATTGACCATTTTTATATAATCGTTCTGTATTTGTCGGTTAGCATGTCAACATACTGGAGTTTCTGCTTTGTAGTACTAGTAAGTGTAGTGGCTTGCATGTCATTGATAATGCATATGAATATATAGTTGTTCTTTTCTTAGTTGTGAATGATTGATGGAGTGCAATATTATATTGCTGTTTGACTCTATTATTGTTCTGTTATTCTTTTATGATTTGGAATGTAAGGAGCTTCCAGATagttatatttatttttttaattttgcagTGCAATGGGGAAAGAAGTTGTAGATATGTCTACAGATGAAGAATCAGACTGTGTAGTTATATGTCCACCTAATGGAAATGTTGATCATGGGGAAGTTGTGAGTGGCAGCCATGATGAAGATTCTCCAGAAAGGCAAGAGACCCCTTATGCCATAGACTCACATATGGACAGCAATGGCCAGGAAGATGTGCCTGTAAACCAAGACTCGCCGAAGCTGATTCATGAGCAGGAGTCATCTCTCACCAGTTCACCAGCAAAGCCTGCTATAGCTGGACAGCAAGGGTCTAGCCGTACTGTTGCTGAGCCATGCACTGTCGCAGCTGAAAGGAGGTCATCTAGAGCTGGAAATTGTGCTCCAGTTTCTCATCCCACCAGCAGCGGGGAAAAACTTTCTGATAAAAGTAGCTCATCACCAAGAAGCATGGCAAAGAAGGTCTGGTAGTCATCTGCACCCTCCTTTGAATTGTATCATTCATGCTTCGTCTGCTTCTCTTTTTGTCACATGTCTCCTGCATGACATTTGTTTGGTTAAAGAAATATTTAAACCACTATGGTGTCAGTACTGGCTTGAAAAAGCTCTGAATGTTTTACTTCGCTGTCTTTTGCTACAAATGGTATAAGCCGGTACACCCTCACTGTGCAACATGTCCATTCCCATGGGATGGTTGCTTCCCCATATTTGGAAAATTAAGAGTTCAGTTAACTAGCTATTGTGATACTTCCACTCAGTTACCCCTACTTACTTCTGTAAAAGATGTTTTAAATTGCTGCATGCTGTTTGATAGGATTATGCATAGTCGAATAACATGATTTTTTCTCTTAGATTTTGTTCTTCATTGATTTGTCCATATGGTGGGCCTATCAATCATATTTTGACATCGATTAAGCATCTGAATACCATTATTAGCAGTTTGATTTATTCACATCAACCTGAACAAACACACAAAATTGTTTTATTAGTCTTGTTTATTTGCGTAAGTGTGTATTATCTCTTTTCTGTTtactggctggctggctgtaGCTGTGATTCCATTTTCTGTAATCTGCCAAGTTAACTTTTGGAGACGAAATAGGCAACATTAGTGACCGAGTTTGTACTGTTTATGGGTTGCAGAGTCCATCAGTCACACCCAGGAAGCCTCTCCAATCTGACAACACTTCTCACAGTCAAGAAGAGGACTCATATTCTGTCACTTCTTCGTATCCTTTCGTTTTTCTTTTCAAATATGGATCACATTGAGTTTCTCCCATTTGACTTAATGTTCTGTGTCTCTCTTTATTTAATGTTTTTATGTGTAGTGAAATTGGTACAAAATTCCATAGAATTTTCAATGGAGCTCTTTCTTACATCTTGTAACTGATCATTACTACTCCCTCTagtccaaattgtaagtcgttttgacttttctagacataacatatatctaggtgcatagcaaaagctatgtacctagaaaagccaaaacgatttacaatttggaacggagggagtaaaataGATTGCTTCCAGCATTTACATTAGCCCGTTTCCTGAGCTGCTTACAGAACTGTAACTTCAGCAAGAGCTGGAAAAACTAAGAAGACAACCGTTGCTGTTGCACCTACATTTGTCTGTGATAATCGTGctgagaagagaggagaggtaTGCATGTAATTTCATGGTAATATATCTTGATAGCTAGGTTCAGAGAGTCAGTCTAGTAATATGAGTTTTGTTGGTTTCATTAGTTTTATACAAAACTAGAAGAAAAGCGGAAGGCTTTGGAAGAGGAGAAACTCCAAGCAGAGGCCAGGAAAAAGGTAAGTCTGCTATGGTTTATTTGGTTGAATTGCTTGAATGTTGGTTGCCTGTTTTGTTTTGTGGCATCTGGCATCATGAAAACAATTATACAAAATGGCTATTCCTAATGCATTGAAAACTATAGcaaagaaatttgaatttcaaattaaGCTACCCTTTTTCCACGTTTTGTGGTATAATCTTTCGAATTTCATCAAAGCTGTTTTTTTTACATGAGTCCTGCCTTGTCTCTGAAATACTAATTGTTCGAGGTTTTGAAAACCATCAGTTAAGCAATTTTTATCATTTCCATCTTGTTTGAGCATGCATTTGGTTACTGTGGTGAAATGTAAAAAAGCACGACAGGTTAGGATATGCTTAGGGTCATTAAAATGAACTTATCTGTAGGTCTATCCATTTTATCGTCCATTAGCTTTCTTTTGTAACGCACCTGTCAGTAGTTGTAGCAGATACAAGATTTGTAGTTCTGTGGTACTTGAGACACATGTCTAAAACGGTTGTAATTCTGTGATTCTGTGAAGTTTACTCTAGTTAATTTCTTGCATAAATACCATCACTATGCTTGCGCTCTTTATCCTTTTGTAACATCATTATGTTGCTATGTTTTAATCAATAATATAATTTACAAAAAGGCTTTGATATCTGCCCACCAAGAGGGTGTACTCCTGCTTATCAAGCCTGCTTAATGATGCCCTTTTGATTAAATCATTCTGGGGCTAACTATTGTTGCCATtatttctctctccttttttctaggaagatgaagaagaagctcTAAGACAACTAAGGAAGAACTTGGTTGTCCGAGCAAAACCCATGCCAAGCTTCTACCAAGAGGGACCCCCACCAAAGGTTGAACTTAAGAAGGTAATGTGTTTTGTGTTGTCTGCTTTTTTTATTATGATCCATAATATTTCTGTTTCAGATTACTCAATTGATATATCCGTTCTGAAGGAATCCCTAGGAGGTCTGTTTCATGAATTATTGTGCTTAGATTCTATTCATAATCTCACATTCCTTGCCTTGTGTTGTTCCATCATCTTCATAGCAATAATTTTCATTTTTGCTTGGTATGTTGCTTTTCTTTGGGTGTCAGGACACAAGTCTGTTGGGGGAATTTTTGCAGCATTATTCATTTGTATTCCTGATGCTTTCGGATGCCTCACATTAGTACCAATACCATGCAAGGAAAATGTGCCCCaaatgaaattattcctctgtTTCTCCGATGCATACGACATGCTGCACAGCACATAATTGTAAATTTGAACTTTATGGACTCATGACTGTCCCTTTTCATTTGGTTCTCACAAAACAAATATTTGTTCCTTTTCATTGACTTGTTCAGCATGACAGTAAAAATTTTCTCACTAAACAAACTGGTAATCTTCCTACTCCAGTTACTGGTATAAATTACTGAAATTAGCATAGTTTGCATGAACAATCAGTATAAAGGAAGATGTTTTCTTACATTACTAGCGTTTGTGTATATGTCTTCAGAAGTTTGAGCACTTGAACATGTTCATGTTACATTTGCCCGACCTATAACCTGTTAAATGCACTAATGAAAAGCAGTTTGCATTTAGTGTGTGTACTCGTGCAAGCCTTCACTTTTTGCTTTTTCTTTATAGGTGCCCCCAACTCGTGCTAGGTCACCAAAATTGACACGGAGAAAGAGCTGCAGTGACACTCCTCATACACCCGAGGGAGGAAATGGCAGCGCAGTATGCTGCCGGTTGCATCGTCACAGCATTGGGAACTCCAAAGATGTTGGCAGCAAGGCACAATGTTCTCCGAAGGGCT from Setaria italica strain Yugu1 chromosome II, Setaria_italica_v2.0, whole genome shotgun sequence encodes the following:
- the LOC101782750 gene encoding protein WVD2-like 2, with the protein product MGKEVVDMSTDEESDCVVICPPNGNVDHGEVVSGSHDEDSPERQETPYAIDSHMDSNGQEDVPVNQDSPKLIHEQESSLTSSPAKPAIAGQQGSSRTVAEPCTVAAERRSSRAGNCAPVSHPTSSGEKLSDKSSSSPRSMAKKSPSVTPRKPLQSDNTSHSQEEDSYSVTSSTVTSARAGKTKKTTVAVAPTFVCDNRAEKRGEFYTKLEEKRKALEEEKLQAEARKKEDEEEALRQLRKNLVVRAKPMPSFYQEGPPPKVELKKVPPTRARSPKLTRRKSCSDTPHTPEGGNGSAVCCRLHRHSIGNSKDVGSKAQCSPKGSSKTGSATKSRATKSREDLKATMKKVGQQSATNVAVKT